In the genome of Paraburkholderia caribensis, the window GCCCACACCGTGCCCGAAAACGTCTCGCCGCGCAGTTCCGACAACTTCCCTTCCGCCCTGCCGTGAAATACCTTCATGCCTGCTTCTCCTCTTTGCGAATCTTCCCGTCGTACAGTCGCACGCCGCCCGACACATCGCCGATCGCATCGACCACGCGGTTGCTGATCACGTCGCCATAACCCAGCGCCGTGCCAAGACCGAAGCTCGCGAGCGGCCCCGCTGCGTTCAGCGACACCACGCCCAGCTCGCGCGCGCGATCGACATACAGCACGACATCCTTGGTCATCAGCTTGCCCGTCAGCCCGCCTTCCAGATAATCGCCATCGACGATCTTCGGAAAGCGGTTCAGCGTCGCGAAGTTCACGCCGCTGCTGCTGTTGAGCACGTCGAGCAGCAGATGCAGATCGAGCCCCGCCTTCTTGCCCGCCACCATCACCTCCGCGCTCGCCGCGAGGCTCACGGCATTCAGGAAGTTGTTCAGCAGCTTGGTGGTGTGGCCCGCGCCGCTCTCGCCCATGTGCGCGACCTTCGAGCTGATCGGCGCGAATGCCCATTTGAGCGCTTCGACGGCGCTCGCGTCGCCGCCGACCATCAGCGTCAGCGTGCCTTTCTCCGCTGCTGCCGCGCCGCCTGAAATGCCCGCATCGACATACTGCACGCCACTCTGCGTGAAGCGCCGCGCGAGCCGTATCGTCGAACTGGCGGCGGCCGTGCTCAGATCGACGACGATCTGTCCGGCGCGGCAATGCGCGAGCACGCCGCCCTCGCCTTCGACCACGGCCTCGACGACCTTGCTGTCCGGCAACGACATCATCACGACGTCGGCGAACTTCATCACGTCCGCGATCGATGCCGCGGCCTGCGCGCCCGCTGCCTTGACGCGCTCGGGCGCGGTGTCGTAACCGAGCACGGCAATGCCCGCATCGACGAGACGCCGCGCCATGCGGCCGCCCATGTTGCCGAGACCGATGAATCCGATCCGTTCCTTGTTCATTTCCGCTATTCCCTTGAAGTCAGGTGATTCGTCAGAAGTCGACGTCCTTCGTTTCCGGTCCCATCATCGCGCCCACCGCGCCGATTAGTCCGCCGATGCACAGCAGCACCACGGAGGTCATCCGCAACGGCATGAACGCACCGAGCCAGTTCATATAGAACGCGTAGAACGACGGGATGATCACCGAGAGGCTGAAGCCGACGCCGAAGCCCGTTGCGCGCACATCGGTGACGAAGCGCTCGTTGATGTACGTGACGATCACGCCCCACGGCGACGTGACGAGCACGGCGAGCACGCAGACCAGCGCGATGATGGTGGGCAGCGACAATCCGTCGTTGTTCGCGAGCACGTATAGCAGCCCTGCGCCGACCGTCGCGATCAGCGGGCCGACGATCACGAAGAAGCGCCGCCGCCCGATCGCCTGCGCGATCAGCCCCGAGCCGATGTAGCTGAAGAACAGCACGAAGTACGTGATCATCAGCGTGGACGTCATCTGGAAGCCCGTCAGATGCAGCGTCTTCACGAGCAGGCCCGTCGGCAGGTAGATCGTGATGATGTTCTGCGTGAGCCAGAAGCCCGTCATCATCACCAGCACCTGCAGCAGGTTGCGGCCGCTCTTGCCGCGCAGCAGGTCCGTGAGCGGCAGTTTCTCCGGCTGGTCGGCCTTGTCGGCGGCTTCGCTTTTCCAGATCTCCGATTCGGCGACCTTGTGCACGTAGTACAGCGCGAGAATGCCCGCCAGCACGGCGCCCAGCACGAACGGAATGCGCCAGCCCCATTGCGCGTAGGGCGAGTTCATGCCGTTCAGCGGAAAGAGCGCGAACATCAGCATCGCGACGAGATTGATCGACACATACGCAGCCGGAAAGCCCGCGATGATGAAACCGCCGACAAAGCCGCGCTGCTCTTTCTTCGAATACTCGATGGCCAGCGGCATCGCGCCCGTGTAGCCGCCCCCCAGAAAAATCCCGTCGACAAAGCGCAGCAGCACCAGCGCCCAGTACGACACGATGCCGATGCTCTCGTAGCCCGGCAGCAGCGCGATCAGCAGCGTGACCACGCCGAAGCCCGACACCGACCAGATCGACGCCTTGCGACGCCCGATGCGGTCCGCGATCATGCCGAACAGCAGCGCGCCGATAGGACGCCCGAGCAGCGTCGTGATGAACACCAGCGACGCGAGGATCGTCTCCATGCCGCTCGACAGATGCGGCGGCTGGAAAAACGCCAGCACCGGCGACAGCACGACGACGGGTAGATAGATATCGAACATGTCGATGTACTCGGAAAAGAACGCGCCTTTGATGGCATTGCGTCTTTTCGTTTCGATCGATTGCTCGCCTTCGGACTGTGCGATGTCGGTCGCAGTGAGGGTTTTCATCGTTGTCTCCAAGTCTCTGTCGGCATTGCTTATTGGGTTTCGCGCTGCCTGGTGTGGTGTCGTCACAGCATCAGGCCGCCGAAGTCTCCGCTTCGTATGCCTTGATCGCTTCCGTCGCGACGCGGAACGCAGCCAGCGCCAGCGGCGCGCCGCAATACACGGCCGCCTGCATCAGTACCGCGCGGATCTCGTCCTTCGTCACGCCGTTGCGCAGCGCGCCCTTCACGTGCACGGCCAGTTCGTGATGCTGGCTCATCGCCGTGAGCATGCCGAGGTTCAGCATGCTGCGCGTCTTGAACGACAGCGTCCTGTCGCCCCAGATGTCGCCCCAGCAGCTCTCGGTGACGAACTTCTGCATCGGCCGGTTGAAGTCGTCGGCATTGGCCCATGACTTCTCCACATGGCCCGCGCCAAGCACTTCCTTGCGGTTTTCAAAACCTTTTTCGAAACGTTCGTTGCTGTCCATCTTGAGGTCCTCTCTGTTGCTTCAACCCGTTCAGTTGCTTTGCGCGTTACGACTGCCTGACGCAATGATTGTCCGACAATCTAAACGTGCAAAATTTTTTGGCCGTATTGGCCATACTTACCGGCTAAGCGCCGTAACCGACCAACGCCTTCGTTTCCAGATACTCGCGCAGACCCGCTTCGCCCCACTCGCGCCCGTTGCCCGAGCGCTTGTAGCCGCCAAACGGCGCATGAAAATCGGCAGGCGGATAGTTCAGATGCACGCCGCCCGCGCGCAACGCGCGGCCCACCTTGCGGGCGCGTGCAATATCCGCCGATTGCACGTAGGCGGCGAGCCCATAATCCGTGCCGTTGGCGATCGCGATGGCGTCCGCTTCGCTGTCGTACGCAATCATCGACAGCACCGGCCCGAAGATTTCCTCGCGCGCGATCGTCATGTCGGGCGTGACGTCGGCGAACACGGTCGGCTTTGCGTAATAGCCTTTATCGATGCCTTCAGGCAAGCCTGTGCCGCCCGTCACGAGCCGCGCGCCTTCGTCGATGCCCGTCTGGATCAGCGCCTGCACGCGCTCGAACTGGTTGCGGTTGACGAGCGGGCCGAGTTGCGTCGAAGCGTCGTCGGTCGGACCGACGCGATACAGTTCCGCCGCGCGCTTCGCGATCTGCGCTGCATCGTTCATCAGATGACGCGGCACCAGCATGCGCGTCGGAATCGAGCACGACTGGCCCGAGTTCACGAAGCAGGCCGCGACGCCGCGCTTGACGGCCTCTTCGAGATCGACGTCGTCGAGCAGAATGTTCGCGGACTTGCCGCCCAGTTCCTGCGCGACGCGCTTGACGCTCGGCGCGGCCGACTGCGCGACCAGCACGCCCGCGCGCGTCGAGCCCGTGAACGACACCATGTCGATATCGGGATGGCTCGCAATCGCCTCGCCGACACCCGGACCATCGCCATTGACGAGATTGAACACGCCGGCGGGCACTTGCGCCTCGTCGAGCACTTCCGTGAAGAGCAGCGCGCTCAGCGGCGAATACTCGCTCGGCTTGAGCACCATCGTGCAACCCGCCGCGAGCGCGGGCGCGATCTTCACGACGATCTGGTTGACGGGCCAGTTCCACGGCGTAATCAGACCGCACACGCCGATCGCTTCGAGCACGACGCGCGTGCTGCCGCGCTGTTCTTCGAATTCGAAGCGTTCCAGCACGTCGATCAGCGCATTCAGATGCGCGGGGCCACGCGCCGCCTGGCCATTACGCGCGAACGTGACGGGCGCGCCCATCTCGCGGCGCATCGCTTCGGCGAACTCGTCGTAGCGGCGTTCGTAGATCTGCAGCACGCGCCGCAACAACGCGACGCGTTCCGCGACGCTCGTCGTGGACCACGCGGGAAACGCCCGGCGCGCGGCCGCGACCGCGCGGTCGACATCTTCCGCGTTGCCGAGCGCGAGCCGCTCGAACGGTGCCTCCGTGGCGGGATCGACGATATCGAACCAGCGGGCTGACGCGGGTTCGACCCAGCGTCCGTCGATATAAAACTGCGCTGCATGTGACATGGCAGGTTCCTGTCCAGAATCAGGGCGCATCGCGATCGAGCAGGCGATACATTTCGGTGTGGTCGGTGGCGGGCGTCGAACGTTGCGCGGCTTCGCTCCAGACTGCCGTGACCGTGTCGCCGAGCGTCATCGGATAACCGACCGACTGCGCGAGCGCATGAGCGATCTTCAGATCCTTGTTCATCAGTTGCAATGCGAAGCCGGACGCGAACGTGCCGCTCAGCATGAACTGCTTGACCTTGTTTTCCGACGTATTGCTGCGGCCCGACGAAGCATTGAGCACGTCCGTCATCGCCTCCGGCTCGATGCCGAAGCGCTGCGCGACGAGCAGCGCCTCGACGGTCGCCGCGAGTCCCGCCGCCGACACGTAGTTGTTCAGCGCCTTCGCCGCATGCCCCGAGCCCGCGCCGCCGATATGCAGAATGTTCTTGCCCATCGCTTCCAGCACGGGTTGGTACTGCGCGAGCACGTCCGCGCGGCCGCCGACGAGAATCGCCAGCGTGCCTTCCTTCGCTTTCTTCACGCCGCCGGAGACGGGCGCGTCCAGGTATGCGAGACCGCGTTCCTCGAGCGCCGCGCCGAGCTTGCGCGAGCGCTCCGGCTCCGAAGAACTCATGTCGATCACGACGGCGCCCTTCGCGAGCCGGCTTGCCCAACCGTCATGGCCACCGCCAAGCAGCACGCTTTCGACGATGGCCGAGTTCGGCAGCATCGTGATCAACGCGTCGAGTGCGGCGGCGTTGTCGTGCGTCAAACGCTGCGCGCCCGTTTGCGCGGCGAGCGTGTCGGCGCGCGCAGCATCCGCGTCGTCGATGTACAGGTCGAAGCCCGCGTTGACGAGGCATTGCACCATCGGTGCGCCCATCATGCCGAGCCCGATAAAACCGATGCGCTTCTTCTGGGTCATGGCATCCGTCTCCTAGCGCAGCGCGGAGAACGAGGTCGGCGTCAAAAAGTGATTCTCGATGCGCTCGACGATCGGCCGCTCAGCTTCTGTCGCGGCGCGCGCCGCGATCCAGTCGGCGTCGGCCTGAAACGCGTTCCACTTCTGCTCGCGCTCGGCCAGGCTTTCCCATTGGATCATGTAGGTCAGCGCGTGATTGCTCGGGCCGATCAGCGTGGTCCAGAAACCGATCTGCTGGATGCCGTACTTCTCGAAGAAACCGAGCGTGTGCGTCGTGAAGCGGTCGAGCAAGGCAGGCAGGCGCGTCGGCGCGCAATGATAGATACGCATTTCAACGATCATGAAGTTCTCCGTGTTGCGTGTTGCGTGTAGTGGGTTCGATCCGGTGCTGCTTCAATCTTCGAGGCCGTCGACCGACGACCAGCGCTCGACGTATTTGACGAGTTCCGTCATATCGCGCGCGGCGCCGTTCTGCATCGCGGCGTAATTCCACATCTGGCGCGCGACGCTGCCCACCCACATCGGTACGCCGAGCGCCTGGCACTCGTCGACGGCGAGACCGATGTCCTTGCAGACGCTGCCGACGGGAAAGCCGAAATCGAAGGTGCCGGGCAACACGTGCTTCGGAAACTTGTCGAGCGTCGCACCGTTCTTGCCGCTGCCCGCGTTGATCACCGACATCATCACTTCCGGGTCCAGCCCGCCGCGCATGCCCGCGACGAACGCCTCGGACGTGATCGCGAACGCCGTCGACGACAACATGTTGTTCAGCAGCTTCAGCAATTGCCCCTGCCCCGCCTTGTCGCCGACCACGAACACCTTGCCGAGCACGTCGAACAGGCCGCGCACTTCCTCCAGCGCGACGGGATTGCCCGCCGCCATGATCGCGAGCGTGCCCTTCTTCGCGCCTGCCGCTCCGCCGCTCACGGGCGCATCGACCGTTTCGATTCCTTTTACGAGCAGCCCTTCTGCCACTTCCTTTTCGATGCGCGAACCGACCGTCGACAGATCGACCAGTACCTTGATCGCACTGCCGTCGATCAGGCCGCCCTCGCCGAGCGCGACCTGTTTGAAGATCGCGGGCGTGGGCAGGCTCGTGAAGACGATGCGCGCACTGTCGGCCACTTCACGCACCGACGCGGCAACCTGCGCGCCCGCCGCCTCGAGTTCCGCGAGGGCGGCTTCATCGCGGTCGTAGACGATGACCTTGTGACCCGCTTCGATCAGCCGCCGCGCCATGGGCCGACCCATCGTGCCGACGCCGACGAAACCGGGCGACGGACCGCGTTGCTGACTTGATGCCT includes:
- a CDS encoding MFS transporter yields the protein MKTLTATDIAQSEGEQSIETKRRNAIKGAFFSEYIDMFDIYLPVVVLSPVLAFFQPPHLSSGMETILASLVFITTLLGRPIGALLFGMIADRIGRRKASIWSVSGFGVVTLLIALLPGYESIGIVSYWALVLLRFVDGIFLGGGYTGAMPLAIEYSKKEQRGFVGGFIIAGFPAAYVSINLVAMLMFALFPLNGMNSPYAQWGWRIPFVLGAVLAGILALYYVHKVAESEIWKSEAADKADQPEKLPLTDLLRGKSGRNLLQVLVMMTGFWLTQNIITIYLPTGLLVKTLHLTGFQMTSTLMITYFVLFFSYIGSGLIAQAIGRRRFFVIVGPLIATVGAGLLYVLANNDGLSLPTIIALVCVLAVLVTSPWGVIVTYINERFVTDVRATGFGVGFSLSVIIPSFYAFYMNWLGAFMPLRMTSVVLLCIGGLIGAVGAMMGPETKDVDF
- a CDS encoding carboxymuconolactone decarboxylase family protein, with protein sequence MDSNERFEKGFENRKEVLGAGHVEKSWANADDFNRPMQKFVTESCWGDIWGDRTLSFKTRSMLNLGMLTAMSQHHELAVHVKGALRNGVTKDEIRAVLMQAAVYCGAPLALAAFRVATEAIKAYEAETSAA
- a CDS encoding aldehyde dehydrogenase family protein — translated: MSHAAQFYIDGRWVEPASARWFDIVDPATEAPFERLALGNAEDVDRAVAAARRAFPAWSTTSVAERVALLRRVLQIYERRYDEFAEAMRREMGAPVTFARNGQAARGPAHLNALIDVLERFEFEEQRGSTRVVLEAIGVCGLITPWNWPVNQIVVKIAPALAAGCTMVLKPSEYSPLSALLFTEVLDEAQVPAGVFNLVNGDGPGVGEAIASHPDIDMVSFTGSTRAGVLVAQSAAPSVKRVAQELGGKSANILLDDVDLEEAVKRGVAACFVNSGQSCSIPTRMLVPRHLMNDAAQIAKRAAELYRVGPTDDASTQLGPLVNRNQFERVQALIQTGIDEGARLVTGGTGLPEGIDKGYYAKPTVFADVTPDMTIAREEIFGPVLSMIAYDSEADAIAIANGTDYGLAAYVQSADIARARKVGRALRAGGVHLNYPPADFHAPFGGYKRSGNGREWGEAGLREYLETKALVGYGA
- a CDS encoding NAD(P)-dependent oxidoreductase, with protein sequence MTQKKRIGFIGLGMMGAPMVQCLVNAGFDLYIDDADAARADTLAAQTGAQRLTHDNAAALDALITMLPNSAIVESVLLGGGHDGWASRLAKGAVVIDMSSSEPERSRKLGAALEERGLAYLDAPVSGGVKKAKEGTLAILVGGRADVLAQYQPVLEAMGKNILHIGGAGSGHAAKALNNYVSAAGLAATVEALLVAQRFGIEPEAMTDVLNASSGRSNTSENKVKQFMLSGTFASGFALQLMNKDLKIAHALAQSVGYPMTLGDTVTAVWSEAAQRSTPATDHTEMYRLLDRDAP
- a CDS encoding NIPSNAP family protein, translating into MIVEMRIYHCAPTRLPALLDRFTTHTLGFFEKYGIQQIGFWTTLIGPSNHALTYMIQWESLAEREQKWNAFQADADWIAARAATEAERPIVERIENHFLTPTSFSALR
- a CDS encoding NAD(P)-dependent oxidoreductase, with protein sequence MSSSQASSQQRGPSPGFVGVGTMGRPMARRLIEAGHKVIVYDRDEAALAELEAAGAQVAASVREVADSARIVFTSLPTPAIFKQVALGEGGLIDGSAIKVLVDLSTVGSRIEKEVAEGLLVKGIETVDAPVSGGAAGAKKGTLAIMAAGNPVALEEVRGLFDVLGKVFVVGDKAGQGQLLKLLNNMLSSTAFAITSEAFVAGMRGGLDPEVMMSVINAGSGKNGATLDKFPKHVLPGTFDFGFPVGSVCKDIGLAVDECQALGVPMWVGSVARQMWNYAAMQNGAARDMTELVKYVERWSSVDGLED